The following coding sequences are from one Humulus lupulus chromosome X, drHumLupu1.1, whole genome shotgun sequence window:
- the LOC133804368 gene encoding uncharacterized protein At2g23090-like, with amino-acid sequence MGGGNGQKAKMARERNLEKQKGAKGSQLESNKKAMSIQCKVCMQTFICTTTEVKCREHAEAKHPKSDVYTCFPHLKE; translated from the exons ATGGGTGGTGGCAACGGCCAAAAGGCGAAGATGGCTCGGGAGAGGAACTTGGAGAAGCAGAAAGGAGCTAAag GAAGTCAGCTGGAATCGAACAAGAAAGCCATGTCAATTCAG TGCAAGGTATGTATGCAAACATTCATTTGCACCACAACGGAGGTCAAGTGTAGGGAACATGCCGAAGCAAAACACCCTAAGTCTGATGTTTACACGTGTTTCCCTCATCTTAAGGAATGA